In Hoeflea ulvae, one genomic interval encodes:
- a CDS encoding DUF6603 domain-containing protein, producing the protein MSDTITITQEEIGAEAFTIAQLIGLLDASGALQIEWFENPAAALEAAPGRVEALVETLHYVLGPKADVNEPVFAGAEWYAIPNPSSSGGETGFYAVLPPAQPQDGNLGAGYEHQFAIGNLTINFYAYIPLFELINGGTPKFTLFGDNAKSAKVGIDISSSAPLQADGDVPFTNFVVEGDFCLGGGNDLFSLKIEFSDDQTVLNTYHTVTDFVNAATTGDRIGEMLVQGAAYWLSKYIGSSPRTIGDVMVAANMMGLSTSDTGQKYYHYDPDALKLISTNPLQAAENITFALLGALADDEKPLVPLKGGGIWAAYLAPDGATDPTTEGDYGLRLMIPDIAIALGSGPTSPTLHLRMGTWFTGEGSDADGWVNKIIGGASPLKPGMSVFALHYDGTNASFAPSFELVSLGFDLTGAANAPLFETKGVSLGAAEMRMYLNQPADWQFGFGARVDDVAIPLGTNFGSVSQVDGNDVASNLLASGSTDEGQPGGDAATGKTDAINPNFSLEGAYVSGAVADESWFVELLPPDGQSGDIVWFPVNKQLGPLDCEKIGLGWNQKDVMLDVVFDGGVALAGLAVVLDELSVGIPLAHPTTLSDYALDLKGLLVSYEGGGVEIAGGLLKSGSGDTLEYDGEAVLKFGKFGLGALGSYATLPGGGTSLFIFAFLDAPLGGLPSFFVTGLAAGFGYNRQLIPPPMDQVQDFPLVKAMSDPAALGIKPGQTPDLDTVLGTIKTSVPPSRGSYWLAAGVNFTTYEILKSSALVAVEFGNEFEILILGLSTAKLPQIGPTYAEVQLALEVLFAPSEGIFKASAMLTPASFVIDPACKLTGGFAFFAWFHPSDHAGDFVVTVGGYHPAFDKPDWYPDVPRVGFNWNVSDVLSISGGAYFALTPSCVMAGGDLQVLFHTGPIKAWFTAYADMLISWKPFYFQASIGVSIGCSVTVHLLFIHGTIKVEVGADLSLWGPPTGGKVRVHLWVCSFTIGFGDDHGAVKTVTDWQGFQQMLPGGDSTSSAPAPVQSNMHAALDAAPASGAVVCQIFSNSGIISTIEEADKTKTWVVNPSEFAFSVSTTIPATAVKVNDGTVELDVANDYFVAARPMGVDNLDTGLTITITGDHDADWEGVIDKQDVPEAIWGRPLAPGATPTASATLLPGRVVGLNDIVPEPHVPEGPPTIEIATAFTDVPVVPVPYPTLPLSQTPQTRGAVPAPGNAFASLAQINSDPAAAARADFFAAFDQLGVFAGSNGDMSEMAADPYQAYRDEPMLGSPLAA; encoded by the coding sequence ATGAGCGACACGATCACCATCACCCAGGAGGAAATCGGCGCCGAGGCCTTCACCATCGCGCAGCTGATCGGTCTGCTCGACGCTTCCGGAGCGCTGCAGATCGAGTGGTTCGAAAACCCCGCCGCAGCGCTCGAGGCCGCACCTGGGCGGGTCGAGGCACTGGTCGAAACGCTGCATTACGTTCTCGGGCCGAAGGCCGATGTCAACGAACCGGTGTTTGCCGGCGCGGAGTGGTATGCCATCCCCAACCCCTCCTCCAGCGGCGGCGAAACCGGCTTTTACGCGGTACTTCCGCCCGCGCAACCGCAGGACGGCAACCTGGGCGCAGGCTACGAGCACCAGTTCGCCATCGGCAATCTGACGATCAATTTCTATGCCTATATCCCGCTGTTCGAGCTGATCAACGGCGGCACGCCGAAATTCACCCTTTTCGGCGACAATGCCAAATCGGCCAAGGTCGGCATCGACATCAGTTCGTCCGCCCCGCTTCAGGCCGACGGCGATGTGCCGTTTACCAATTTCGTCGTCGAGGGGGATTTCTGCCTGGGCGGCGGCAACGACCTGTTCTCGCTGAAGATCGAATTCTCCGACGACCAGACCGTGCTGAACACGTATCACACTGTCACCGATTTCGTGAACGCGGCCACCACCGGCGACCGCATCGGCGAAATGCTGGTGCAGGGCGCGGCCTATTGGCTGTCGAAATATATCGGATCATCGCCGCGCACCATTGGCGATGTGATGGTGGCCGCCAACATGATGGGCCTGTCGACCAGCGACACCGGGCAGAAATATTACCACTACGATCCCGATGCGCTCAAACTGATCAGCACCAATCCGCTGCAGGCCGCCGAAAACATCACCTTTGCCCTGCTGGGCGCGTTGGCGGATGATGAAAAGCCGCTGGTGCCGCTGAAGGGAGGCGGCATCTGGGCGGCCTATCTCGCTCCCGACGGGGCGACGGATCCGACCACCGAAGGCGATTACGGCCTGCGGCTGATGATTCCCGACATCGCCATTGCGCTGGGCAGCGGCCCGACGTCGCCGACACTGCATCTGCGCATGGGGACCTGGTTTACCGGCGAGGGCAGCGATGCCGACGGCTGGGTCAACAAGATCATCGGCGGCGCAAGCCCGCTCAAGCCGGGCATGTCGGTGTTTGCGCTGCATTATGACGGCACCAATGCCAGTTTCGCCCCCAGTTTCGAACTGGTCTCGCTCGGCTTCGATCTGACAGGTGCGGCCAATGCGCCGTTGTTCGAGACCAAGGGCGTGTCGCTGGGTGCGGCGGAAATGCGGATGTATCTCAACCAGCCCGCCGACTGGCAGTTCGGTTTCGGCGCGCGCGTCGACGACGTGGCCATTCCGCTGGGCACGAATTTCGGCAGCGTCTCGCAGGTGGACGGCAATGATGTGGCGTCCAACCTGCTGGCCTCGGGGTCCACCGACGAGGGCCAGCCCGGCGGCGATGCGGCCACTGGCAAGACCGACGCGATCAATCCCAATTTCTCGCTCGAAGGCGCCTATGTCAGCGGTGCGGTGGCCGATGAAAGCTGGTTCGTCGAATTGCTGCCACCGGACGGCCAGTCGGGCGACATCGTGTGGTTCCCGGTCAACAAGCAGCTCGGACCGCTCGATTGCGAGAAGATCGGGCTGGGCTGGAACCAGAAGGACGTCATGCTCGACGTGGTGTTCGACGGCGGCGTGGCGCTGGCCGGGCTGGCCGTGGTGCTCGACGAATTGTCGGTCGGCATTCCGCTGGCCCATCCCACCACGCTGTCCGATTATGCGCTCGACCTCAAGGGACTGCTCGTCTCCTATGAGGGCGGCGGTGTTGAAATCGCCGGCGGCCTGCTCAAATCGGGCAGCGGCGACACGCTGGAGTATGATGGCGAGGCGGTGCTCAAATTCGGCAAGTTCGGCCTTGGCGCACTGGGCAGCTACGCCACCCTGCCCGGCGGCGGCACCAGCCTGTTCATCTTCGCCTTCCTTGACGCCCCGCTGGGCGGGCTGCCTTCCTTCTTTGTCACCGGGCTTGCCGCCGGATTTGGCTATAACCGGCAATTGATCCCGCCGCCGATGGACCAGGTGCAGGATTTTCCGCTGGTCAAGGCGATGTCCGACCCGGCAGCGCTTGGCATCAAGCCGGGCCAGACGCCCGATCTCGATACGGTGCTGGGCACCATCAAGACGTCGGTTCCCCCCTCGCGCGGCAGCTACTGGCTGGCCGCCGGGGTGAACTTCACCACCTACGAGATCCTCAAGTCGAGCGCGCTGGTGGCGGTGGAATTCGGCAACGAGTTCGAGATCCTCATTCTCGGCCTGTCGACCGCCAAGCTGCCGCAGATCGGCCCCACCTATGCCGAGGTCCAGCTGGCGCTCGAGGTCCTGTTTGCGCCCAGCGAAGGGATCTTCAAGGCCTCGGCGATGCTGACGCCCGCCAGCTTCGTCATCGACCCGGCCTGCAAGCTCACCGGCGGCTTTGCCTTTTTCGCCTGGTTCCACCCTTCCGACCATGCGGGCGATTTCGTCGTCACCGTCGGCGGCTATCATCCCGCCTTCGACAAGCCGGACTGGTATCCCGACGTGCCGCGCGTCGGCTTCAACTGGAATGTCTCGGACGTGCTGTCGATCAGCGGCGGCGCCTATTTTGCCCTGACCCCGTCCTGCGTGATGGCCGGCGGCGACCTGCAGGTGCTGTTCCACACCGGCCCGATCAAGGCCTGGTTCACGGCCTATGCGGATATGCTGATCTCGTGGAAGCCGTTCTATTTCCAGGCCTCGATCGGCGTGTCAATCGGCTGTTCGGTGACGGTGCACCTGCTGTTCATCCACGGCACCATCAAGGTCGAGGTCGGCGCCGACCTGTCGCTGTGGGGACCGCCCACCGGCGGCAAGGTTCGCGTTCATTTGTGGGTGTGCTCCTTCACCATCGGCTTCGGCGACGATCACGGCGCCGTCAAGACGGTCACCGACTGGCAGGGTTTCCAGCAGATGCTGCCCGGCGGCGACAGCACCTCCAGCGCCCCTGCTCCGGTGCAGTCGAACATGCATGCCGCACTCGACGCGGCACCGGCCAGCGGCGCGGTGGTTTGCCAGATCTTCTCCAATTCCGGCATCATCTCGACCATCGAGGAGGCCGACAAGACCAAGACCTGGGTGGTAAATCCGTCGGAATTTGCCTTCTCGGTCTCCACCACCATCCCGGCAACGGCGGTGAAGGTGAATGACGGCACTGTCGAGCTTGATGTGGCGAACGACTATTTCGTTGCGGCGCGTCCGATGGGGGTCGACAATCTCGACACCGGGCTGACCATCACCATCACCGGCGATCATGACGCCGACTGGGAAGGCGTGATCGACAAGCAGGATGTTCCGGAGGCGATCTGGGGCAGACCGCTGGCGCCTGGCGCCACCCCCACCGCCAGCGCAACGCTGTTGCCCGGACGCGTGGTCGGGCTCAACGACATCGTCCCCGAACCGCATGTGCCCGAAGGCCCGCCCACCATCGAGATCGCCACTGCCTTCACCGATGTGCCGGTGGTGCCGGTGCCCTACCCGACGCTGCCGCTCAGCCAGACGCCGCAGACCCGGGGCGCGGTCCCTGCTCCGGGCAATGCCTTTGCCAGCCTGGCGCAGATCAACAGCGATCCGGCGGCAGCCGCACGGGCCGATTTCTTCGCAGCCTTTGACCAGCTCGGCGTTTTTGCCGGCAGCAATGGCGACATGTCCGAAATGGCAGCTGATCCGTACCAGGCCTATCGCGACGAACCCATGCTCGGCAGCCCGCTGGCCGCCTGA